One part of the Ursus arctos isolate Adak ecotype North America unplaced genomic scaffold, UrsArc2.0 scaffold_16, whole genome shotgun sequence genome encodes these proteins:
- the FITM2 gene encoding acyl-coenzyme A diphosphatase FITM2, with translation MRCRGRHWPDGGARARCKGWSSRAARMRPEGRSGFFRAKGKTVAERTRGSGRWPTRSGMEHLECCARLLRGTLVRAAVRRYLPWALAASMLAGSLLKELSPLPESYLSNKRNVLNVYFVKLAWAWTFCLLLPFIALTNYHLTGKAGLVLRRLSTLLVGTAIWYVCTALFSNIEHYTGSCYQSPALEGVRKEHQSKQQCHGEGGFWHGFDISGHSFLLTFCALMIVEEMAVLHEVKTDRSHCLHTAITSLVVALGFLTFIWVCMFLCTAVYFHNLSQKVFGTLFGLLSWYGTYGFWYLKAFSPGLPPQSSSLNLKQDSYKE, from the exons ATGCGCTGCAGAGGCCGCCACTGGCCAGATGGGGGAGCGCGAGCGCGCTGCAAGGGGTGGAGCTCGCGGGCGGCGCGCATGCGTCCGGAGGGGCGCAGCGGCTTCTTCCGAGCGAAGGGCAAGACGGTGGCCGAGAGGACACGGGGAAGCGGACGGTGGCCGACGAGGTCGGGCATGGAGCATCTGGAGTGCTGCGCGAGGCTCCTCCGGGGGACGCTGGTGCGAGCGGCCGTGCGGCGCTACCTGCCCTGGGCGCTGGCGGCCTCGATGCTGGCGGGATCCCTCCTCAAGGAGCTCTCCCCGCTGCCCGAGAGCTACCTCAGCAACAAGCGCAACGTCCTCAACGT GTATTTTGTCAAACTGGCCTGGGCCTGGACCTTCTGTCTCCTCCTGCCTTTCATTGCCCTCACCAACTACCACCTGACAGGCAAGGCTGGCCTGGTCCTGCGGCGGCTGAGTACCCTGCTTGTGGGCACGGCCATCTGGTATGTCTGCACAGCCCTCTTCTCCAACATCGAACACTACACGGGCAGCTGCTACCAGTCGCCCGCCCTGGAGGGGGTCAGAAAGGAGCACCAGAGTAAGCAGCAGTGCCACGGGGAGGGAGGCTTTTGGCATGGCTTTGACATCTCGGGCCACTCCTTCCTGCTGACCTTCTGCGCCCTTATGATTGTGGAGGAGATGGCCGTGCTGCATGAGGTGAAGACGGACCGCAGCCACTGCCTCCACACTGCCATCACCAGCCTGGTGGTGGCCCTGGGCTTCCTGACCTTCATCTGGGTGTGCATGTTTCTGTGCACAGCCGTTTACTTCCACAACTTGTCCCAGAAGGTGTTTGGCACCCTGTTTGGTTTGCTGAGCTGGTATGGGACCTATGGGTTTTGGTATCTGAAAGCCTTTTCCCCAGGACTTCCTCCCCAGAGCTCTAGTTTGAATTTGAAGCAAGACAGTTacaaggaataa